One window from the genome of Pedobacter schmidteae encodes:
- a CDS encoding glycoside hydrolase family 25 protein translates to MPPIPRKTSPSRKPTFRQTYESDASGRPRRKTVARKKPVKKKPWPVWLKFFIAALLLVLLSPFYYGYIIKGFSSTWRWFRDIGEDPNYRTYSSFDIRIPKGYNIHGIDVSYYQGKIDWKQVKAMKEDDVKVDFAFIKATEGLFKVDPYFQRNWREAPKAGVICGAYHYFRPQKPGEWQAKFFLQTVNFEAGDLPPVVDIEELDGVPASKMRVQLTEFLKHIEKKTGVKPIIYTGLSFYKDYLKDYYDSYPLWIAHYHQPKLKIASTTNWHFWQHSDKARISGINHVVDFNAFNGDSLAFDRLLIK, encoded by the coding sequence ATGCCGCCAATACCCAGAAAAACATCGCCTTCCCGAAAACCTACTTTCCGTCAGACTTATGAATCAGATGCTTCAGGGCGTCCACGCCGAAAAACTGTTGCGAGAAAGAAGCCTGTAAAGAAAAAGCCCTGGCCGGTATGGCTTAAATTTTTTATAGCCGCCCTGCTGCTGGTGCTGCTTTCCCCGTTTTATTATGGTTATATCATCAAAGGGTTTTCCTCAACCTGGAGGTGGTTTAGGGATATTGGTGAAGATCCAAATTATCGTACTTATAGCAGTTTTGACATCCGGATTCCAAAAGGCTATAATATTCATGGCATTGATGTATCTTATTATCAGGGAAAAATAGACTGGAAGCAGGTAAAGGCAATGAAAGAAGATGATGTGAAAGTGGATTTCGCTTTTATAAAAGCTACGGAAGGTTTATTTAAGGTAGATCCTTATTTTCAGCGCAACTGGCGGGAAGCCCCAAAGGCAGGGGTAATTTGTGGGGCTTATCATTATTTCCGACCGCAAAAGCCGGGCGAATGGCAAGCCAAGTTCTTTTTGCAGACGGTGAATTTTGAGGCTGGCGATTTGCCTCCTGTGGTGGATATTGAAGAGCTTGATGGTGTCCCTGCATCAAAAATGCGTGTTCAGCTTACTGAGTTTTTAAAACATATTGAGAAGAAGACCGGTGTGAAGCCTATTATATATACTGGTTTGTCCTTTTATAAGGATTATCTGAAAGATTATTATGATAGTTACCCGTTGTGGATTGCGCATTATCATCAGCCCAAGCTTAAAATTGCAAGTACCACCAACTGGCATTTCTGGCAGCATTCTGATAAGGCCAGAATCTCAGGGATTAATCATGTGGTTGATTTTAATGCATTTAATGGTGATAGTCTGGCTTTTGACCGACTGCTGATTAAATAG
- a CDS encoding dipeptidase has protein sequence MQEIKKYVEENKQRFLDELFELLRFPSVSADPQYKGDVLKTADFVAQKLKDAGADNVEICPTAGYPIVYGEKIIDEKLPTVLIYGHYDVQPADPLELWHTPPFEPTVRDGKIYARGACDDKGQFYMHVKAFELMMKTNTLACNVKFMIEGEEEVGSANLGIFVNANVERLKADVVLISDTSMISMENPSIETGLRGLAYMEVEVVGPNRDLHSGVYGGAVANPATILCKMIASLHDENNHITIPAFYDKVVELSDAEKKALNSAPFDLNEYKADLDINAEWGEKGYSTLERTGTRPTLEVNGIWSGYIGEGAKTVLPSKANAKISMRLVPNQSSDEISEIFTKHFESIAPDYVKVKVTAHHGGEPVVTPTDSIAYRAAEKAIVDSFGKAPIPTRGGGSIPIVALFENALGIKSVLFGFGLDSDALHSPNEKYDIYNYYKGIETLPLFHKYFAELSK, from the coding sequence ATGCAAGAAATCAAAAAATATGTAGAAGAGAACAAGCAGCGCTTTTTAGACGAGCTGTTTGAATTGTTGCGTTTCCCATCTGTGAGTGCTGATCCTCAATATAAAGGTGATGTGTTGAAAACTGCCGATTTTGTTGCTCAAAAACTGAAAGACGCAGGTGCTGATAACGTAGAGATTTGTCCTACTGCAGGTTATCCTATTGTTTATGGCGAAAAAATCATTGATGAAAAATTGCCTACCGTTTTAATTTACGGACACTATGATGTGCAGCCAGCCGATCCGCTGGAATTGTGGCATACGCCTCCATTTGAACCTACTGTACGTGATGGTAAGATTTATGCAAGGGGTGCCTGCGATGATAAAGGTCAGTTCTATATGCATGTAAAGGCTTTCGAATTGATGATGAAAACCAATACATTGGCCTGCAACGTGAAATTTATGATTGAAGGGGAGGAAGAAGTGGGCTCGGCAAACCTGGGTATTTTTGTGAATGCAAACGTAGAACGCCTGAAAGCCGACGTCGTATTGATTTCTGATACTTCAATGATCAGCATGGAAAATCCTTCTATCGAAACCGGTTTAAGGGGATTAGCTTATATGGAAGTTGAGGTTGTTGGTCCTAATCGCGACCTGCATTCGGGTGTGTATGGTGGTGCTGTAGCTAATCCTGCTACCATTTTGTGTAAAATGATCGCTTCTTTACATGACGAGAACAATCACATCACTATCCCTGCATTTTATGATAAAGTAGTAGAACTTTCAGATGCGGAGAAAAAGGCTTTAAATTCTGCTCCGTTTGATTTAAATGAATATAAAGCCGATCTGGATATCAATGCTGAGTGGGGAGAAAAAGGTTACTCTACGCTGGAGCGCACCGGAACACGCCCTACTTTAGAGGTTAATGGCATCTGGAGCGGCTATATTGGCGAAGGGGCCAAAACGGTACTGCCTTCTAAAGCGAATGCCAAAATTTCTATGCGTTTGGTACCTAATCAAAGTTCTGATGAGATCTCTGAAATTTTTACCAAACATTTTGAAAGCATTGCGCCCGATTATGTAAAAGTAAAAGTTACGGCACATCATGGTGGCGAGCCGGTGGTGACGCCAACAGACAGTATCGCTTATCGTGCAGCTGAAAAAGCCATTGTGGATTCCTTTGGCAAAGCGCCAATTCCTACACGCGGTGGTGGTAGTATTCCTATTGTAGCTTTGTTTGAAAACGCATTGGGTATCAAATCGGTACTTTTCGGTTTTGGTTTAGATAGTGATGCGTTACATTCACCAAATGAGAAATATGATATTTATAATTACTATAAAGGGATAGAGACCTTGCCTTTGTTCCATAAGTATTTTGCTGAATTGAGCAAGTAA
- a CDS encoding HAD domain-containing protein, producing MKFFLDIDGVMVHANPHKPVDLEKDGFYKFNTIAVNILKSVLYETKDEVILSTSHRFKYDINRWKEIFLSRGIKMNHISIIETSYSSTRRISRKTEIEHWIIENHIKSSDVVIIDDDKSLNDLPKYLKDRLVLTNPYTGLNNITDLTSILKRRLKQRFEEKVK from the coding sequence ATGAAATTCTTCTTAGATATTGATGGTGTAATGGTGCATGCTAACCCACATAAGCCTGTGGACTTAGAAAAGGATGGATTTTATAAATTCAATACCATAGCTGTGAATATTTTAAAATCTGTATTGTACGAAACAAAAGATGAGGTGATTCTATCAACATCCCATAGATTTAAGTATGATATTAATCGATGGAAAGAAATTTTCTTATCACGAGGGATAAAAATGAATCACATATCCATTATTGAAACCAGTTATTCTTCGACTCGTAGAATTAGTAGGAAAACTGAAATTGAACATTGGATTATCGAAAATCATATAAAATCGTCAGATGTAGTAATTATTGATGACGATAAGTCATTAAATGATTTACCTAAATATTTGAAGGATCGGTTAGTTTTAACCAACCCATACACAGGGTTAAACAATATAACAGATTTAACTTCTATATTAAAACGGAGATTAAAGCAACGATTTGAAGAGAAAGTCAAGTAA